A window of the Balaenoptera acutorostrata chromosome 13, mBalAcu1.1, whole genome shotgun sequence genome harbors these coding sequences:
- the ZBTB14 gene encoding zinc finger and BTB domain-containing protein 14 — protein sequence MEFFISMSETIKYNDDDHKTLFLKTLNEQRLEGEFCDIAIVVEDVKFRAHRCVLAACSTYFKKLFKKLEVDSSSVIEIDFLRSDIFEEVLNYMYTAKISVKKEDVNLMMSSGQILGIRFLDKLCSQKRDVSSPDENNGQSKSKYCLKINRPIGDAADTQDDDVEEIGDQDDSPSDDTVEGTPPSQEDGKSPTTTLRVQEAILKELGSEEVRKVNCYGQEVESMETPESKDLGSQTPQALTFNDGMSEVKDEQTPGWTTAASDMKFEYLLYGHHREQIACQACGKTFSDEGRLRKHEKLHTADRPFVCEMCTKGFTTQAHLKEHLKIHTGYKPYSCEVCGKSFIRAPDLKKHERVHSNERPFACHMCDKAFKHKSHLKDHERRHRGEKPFVCGSCTKAFAKASDLKRHENNMHSERKQVTPSAMQSETEQLQAAAMAAEAEQQLETIACS from the exons ATG gAGTTTTTCATCAGTATGTCTGAAACCATTAAATACAATGACGATGATCATAAAACTCTGTTTCTGAAAACCCTAAACGAGCAGCGCCTGGAAGGAGAATTTTGCGATATCGCGATTGTGGTGGAGGATGTCAAGTTCAGGGCGCACAGGTGTGTCCTTGCTGCCTGCAGCACCTACTTTAAAAAGCTTTTCAAGAAGCTTGAGGTCGATAGCTCTTCAGTAATAGAAATAGATTTTCTCCGTTCTGATATATTTGAAGAGGTCCTGAATTACATGTACACGGCAAAGATTTCTGTGAAAAAAGAAGATGTTAACTTAATGATGTCATCGGGTCAGATTCTCGGTATCCGATTTTTGGATAAACTCTGTTCTCAGAAGCGGGACGTGTCCAGTCCCGACGAAAACAACGGCCAATCCAAAAGCAAGTACTGCCTCAAGATCAATCGCCCCATTGGAGATGCCGCTGACACTCAGGATGATGACGTGGAGGAAATCGGAGACCAAGACGACAGTCCCTCCGATGACACGGTAGAAGGCACCCCCCCAAGTCAGGAGGACGGCAAGTCACCCACGACGACGCTCAGGGTCCAGGAAGCGATCCTGAAAGAGCTGGGGAGTGAGGAGGTGCGGAAAGTCAATTGCTATGGCCAGGAAGTCGAATCCATGGAGACCCCCGAGTCCAAGGATCTGGGATCCCAGACCCCTCAAGCCTTAACATTTAACGATGGGATGAGCGAAGTGAAGGATGAACAGACCCCAGGCTGGACCACAGCTGCCAGCGACATGAAGTTTGAGTACCTGCTGTACGGCCACCACCGGGAGCAGATCGCCTGCCAGGCCTGCGGGAAGACGTTTTCGGACGAGGGCAGGCTGAGAAAGCACGAGAAGTTGCACACGGCCGACCGGCCCTTCGTCTGCGAGATGTGCACCAAGGGCTTCACCACCCAGGCCCACCTGAAGGAGCACCTGAAGATCCACACGGGCTACAAGCCCTACAGCTGCGAGGTGTGTGGCAAGTCATTCATCCGCGCCCCGGACTTGAAGAAGCACGAGCGGGTCCACAGCAACGAGCGGCCCTTCGCCTGCCACATGTGCGACAAGGCCTTCAAACACAAGTCCCACCTCAAGGACCACGAGCGCAGGCATCGGGGCGAGAAGCCCTTCGTGTGCGGCTCCTGCACCAAGGCCTTCGCCAAGGCGTCGGATCTGAAACGGCACGAGAACAATATGCACAGCGAGCGGAAGCAGGTCACCCCCAGCGCCATGCAGAGCGAGACGGAGCAGCTGCAGGCGGCGGCCATGGCCGCGGAGGCCGAGCAGCAGCTGGAGACCATCGCCTGCAGCTAG